One part of the Rutidosis leptorrhynchoides isolate AG116_Rl617_1_P2 chromosome 1, CSIRO_AGI_Rlap_v1, whole genome shotgun sequence genome encodes these proteins:
- the LOC139849696 gene encoding histone-binding protein MSI1-like: MLVIGPSSVSIDNLAMHLCVYKISRVCRKGSFSVFLFSNHDLEEKSVQNSSKHFSTHRILKIREENANLKQELDKTMVTFDDDSMFDNPTRGVEFERMVNNEYKYWKSQTPFLYDLVISHALEWPSLTVEWLPDRINSLDGPYSVQKLVIGTHTEVNEPNYLIIAQVKHPLLDERSSDEDYGNLDSNDECCQLVSGIGCKIKISQQIPHDGEVHRARHMPQDASIIATKTNAFEVHIFDLKNRPDKPPVGAISNPDLRLTGHNDCGFGLSWSKFKKGFLLSSDDDSTICFWDINQVLVNKKLNALQSYKAHKSEVEDVAWHMNHDYLFGSCGSDRYLNIHDFRSPDVKNPVQQLMAHQDAVMLNFIRLSVIYLYMYFMCSHHLLIHII, translated from the exons ATGCTAGTTATCGGCCCATCGTCTGTATCTATAGATAATCTTGCTATGCATCTTTGTGTGTATAAAATATCTAGGGTTTGCCGAAAAGGATCATTTTCCGTCTTTCTTTTTTCGAACCATGATTTAGAAGAAAAAAGTGTTCAAAATTCAAGCAAACATTTTTCAACCCACAGAATCTTGAAGATCAGAGAAGAGAACGCAAATCTGAAACAAGAATTGGATAAAACAATGGTGACGTTTGATGATGATTCAATGTTTGATAACCCAACCAGGGGGGTCGAATTTGAAAGGATGGTTAACAATGAATACAAATATTGGAAAAGTCAAACACCATTTTTGTATGATTTGGTCATTTCACATGCGCTGGAATGGCCTTCACTCACTGTTGAGTGGCTTCCTGACCGGATAAATTCATTAGACGGGCCCTACTCGGTCCAAAAGCTCGTTATTGGGACCCACACTGAAGTTAATGAACCTAATTACCTTATTATTGCTCAAGTAAAGCATCCTCTATTGGATGAACGTTCGTCTGATGAGGATTATGGTAATCTTGATAGTAATGATGAGTGTTGCCAATTAGTTAGTGGCATTGGCTGCAAG ATAAAAATAAGTCAGCAGATCCCTCATGATGGAGAGGTGCACAGAGCTCGTCATATGCCTCAAGATGCTTCGATTATTGCTACCAAGACTAACGCTTTTGAAGTCCATATATTCGATTTGAAGAATCGTCCAGATAAGCCTCCTGTTGGTGCAATAAGCAATCCCGATTTGAGACTAACGGGCCACAACGATTGTGGATTCGGCTTATCGTGGAGTAAGTTTAAAAAAGGGTTCTTATTGAGCAGCGATGATGATTCGACAATCTGCTTTTGGGACATTAATCAGGTCCTGGTGAATAAAAAGTTGAATGCTTTGCAAAGTTACAAG GCTCATAAAAGTGAAGTGGAAGATGTAGCATGGCATATGAACCATGACTACTTGTTTGGATCATGTGGTTCTGACCGTTACTTGAACATACATGATTTTCGGTCTCCTGATGTGAAAAACCCTGTTCAACAGCTAATGGCTCACCAAGACGCGGTAATGCTTAATTTCATACGGTTgtctgttatatatctatatatgtatttcatGTGTTCACACCATTTGTTGATCCACATTATTTAA
- the LOC139849702 gene encoding histone-binding protein MSI1-like: protein MVTFDDDSMFDNPTRGVEFERMVNNEYKYWKSQTPFLYDLVISHALEWPSLTVEWLPDRINSLDGPYSVQKLVLGTHTEVNEPNYLIIAQVKHPLLDERSSDEDYGNLDSNDECCQLVSGIGCKIKISQQIPHDGEVHRARHMPQDASIIATKTNAFEVHIFDLKNRPDKPPVGAISNPDLRLTGHNDCGFGLSWSKFKKGFLLSSDDDSTICFWDINQVLVNKKLNALQSYKAHKSEVEDVAWHMNHDYLFGSCGSDRYLNIHDFRSPDVKNPVQQLMAHQDAVILNFIRLSVIYLYMYFMCSHHLLIHII, encoded by the exons ATGGTGACGTTTGATGATGATTCAATGTTTGATAACCCAACCAGGGGGGTCGAATTTGAAAGGATGGTTAACAATGAATACAAATATTGGAAAAGTCAAACACCATTTTTGTATGATTTGGTCATTTCACATGCGCTGGAATGGCCTTCACTCACTGTTGAGTGGCTTCCTGACCGGATAAATTCATTAGACGGGCCCTACTCGGTCCAAAAGCTCGTTCTTGGGACCCACACTGAAGTTAATGAACCTAATTACCTTATTATTGCTCAAGTAAAGCATCCTCTATTGGATGAACGTTCGTCTGATGAGGATTATGGTAATCTTGATAGTAATGATGAGTGTTGCCAATTAGTTAGTGGCATTGGCTGCAAG ATAAAAATAAGTCAGCAGATCCCTCATGATGGAGAGGTGCACAGAGCTCGTCATATGCCTCAAGATGCTTCGATTATTGCTACCAAGACTAACGCTTTTGAAGTCCATATATTCGATTTGAAGAATCGTCCAGATAAGCCTCCTGTTGGTGCAATAAGCAATCCCGATTTGAGACTAACGGGCCACAACGATTGTGGATTCGGCTTATCGTGGAGTAAGTTTAAAAAAGGGTTCTTATTGAGCAGCGATGATGATTCGACAATCTGCTTTTGGGACATTAATCAGGTCCTGGTGAATAAAAAGTTGAATGCTTTGCAAAGTTACAAG GCTCATAAAAGTGAAGTGGAAGATGTAGCATGGCATATGAACCATGACTACTTGTTTGGATCATGTGGTTCTGACCGTTACTTGAACATACATGATTTTCGGTCTCCTGATGTGAAAAACCCTGTTCAACAGCTAATGGCTCACCAAGACGCGGTAATACTTAATTTCATACGGTTGTCTGTTATATATCTATACATGTATTTCATGTGTTCACACCATTTGTTGATCCACATTATTTAA